The Leptospira langatensis genomic sequence TTATTGTTAAGAGAATTGACGGAAGTCCTATGACGGACGAGCACTTGAGTGCCATCCACGCGGATCTAAAGGAGTTATTTTACGGAGGAATGTCCGTAATGAATTACTTAGCGCAACATCCGGAAAAAATGGAAACTCTTCGTTCCAAATTGGAAACTTCTCCGGAGATCTTTCTATTCAATTCTGAGATCAGCGATTCTACCGTTATGGATCTTAGAATGGAGGATAGGCCGGGGATCCTATTTGAGATCTCTCAGATCCTATTCTTGTTCGGTGTGGATATTCTCTCTTTTAAGGCTGTTACTGATTCCGGACAGGTGAGAGATACATTCCTTTTGAGACTCGAAAATGGTTCCAAGCTGGACGAGAACCTTCACTTCTTCCGATTGAAAGAAGCTTTGAACGCAGTTCTTTAATTTACTTCCTCCAGGCCGCAGATCTTTTTTCGGATAAATTCCTTTTCCACTTCATTCTGGGTGAGTTCGAGAGCGTCTCTATAAGATTCTTTTGCCTCTTGTATTTTCCCCATTCTGAATTGGATATCTGCCTTGGCTAAATAGAAGGGTGCGAACGCTTCTAATTCTATTCGGATCGAGTCTAAGATCGCGAATCCTTCTTCCAAATTACCTGCCATGGAGACTGCAACCGCATAGTTCAATCGGATAACAGGGGTATCTAGGAAACTCAGAAGGATCCGGTAAAAGTGGACGATTTCCTTCCAACTTGTATATTCCGGACCAGGGGACTTAGCGTGAAGAGCGCTAATCGCCGCTTGGATCTGGTACGGACCTAGATGGCCCATATAAAATGCCTTTTCCACCAGACCCAATCCTTCTTGGATCTCGGACGTGATCCAGAGAGTCCGATTTTGTTCATTCAATAATTTTAATTCTCCATTGTGCCCGAGTCTCGCATTCCTTCTGGAATGGTTCAGGAGCATTAGGGAAAGTAAGCCCAAGATCTCGGAGTATTGCACAGTAGGGATGTCGATCTTTGTCGGACTGCTTCGAACCAGCAATTCCAAGACTCTACAAAGACGAATGGCTTCTTCGCATAGATCTCCTCTGATCAGTTTGTTGCCGGTGGTGGACGCATACCCTTCCGTAAAGATCAGATAGAGTACGGTAAGAACCGAATCCATTCTTTCTGCCAATTGTTCCGCAGAAGGAACGGAATATGGTATCTTCTCCTCTTTGATCTTTCTTTTTGCACGAACCAGTCTTTGGGCGATCGTAGGAATGGGAACTAGAAAGGCAGAAGCAATTTCCGCTGTGCTCAATCCACCTAATGTATGTAATGTGATTGCGATTCTCTGTTCTGTAGAAAGAGAAGGATGGCAGCATGTAAAGATCAACTTTAACCTTTCGTCTGGGATCTCCGCGTCATCTTCTTGAGATTGCTCTTCCATTTTGATCAGTCCTTCTAGAATGCTCGGATCTACGGAGTCCGGTCTTTTTTTCCGGAATCGATCTATGAGCTTGTTTCTTGCAACTGTGGTCAGCCATGCACCGGGCTTTCTAGGGATCCCGTTTTTTGTCCAATTTTCTAGAGCGACCAGGAATGCATCCTGCAGTACTTCTTCTGCGATGCCCAGATCTCCTGCCATTCCGACGAGTACAGAAAGTATCTGGCCGTATTCTTTACGGTGCAGTTCGTCTATTCGCGTATGTACTTCATTCATTTTCGAAATTATAGAATAGAGGAGAAACCTGTCGGAATTAATTCTCCGACAGGTTTTTCTTTTATTTCATTGCTACGATCGGGCGAACTTCGACTGCGCAGCGTTTGGCGGCAGGACATTGGGAGGCCCACTCGATCGCTTCTTCCAGGCTTTTGCAGTCTATGATATAGAATCCTCCGAGTTGCTCTTTGGTTTCTGCAAATGGGCCATGGGTCGAGACTATTTTGCCGTCCTTGCTCCTAACGGTCGCAGCGGAAGAACTCAAATGAAGTCTTTCCCCGGATACAAATACGGAGGCCTTGATCAGATTCTCCGTGAAGATCTTATAGTCCTCGGAAGTTTGTGTGAATTCGCTTTGAGGGATATCCGCGAAATCCTTTTCATCCACGTAGATAAGCAGTTGGTATTGCATGTTTGGCTCCTTAGAGGTTCTTAACCTCTGCAAGACCGACGCAATCGGTATCTCGAAATCGACATACTCCCGAAAAAGTAGGTCTTCTTCCGAAATTTATCGAGGTTTTAATTCTTAGGATTTGGCTGTTTTACGAAGAGAAACAAGCCTAAAAATACGAAGCTTAGGATCCCTGAAATTAAAAAGGAGAATTGGGGGCCTTTTTGGGAGTATAAAATACTGAATAAAATAGGGGAGAGTCCTCTTCCCAGAGAACCTAAACTCCTCAAGATCCCTAAATTCTTTCCTTGTTCGTCCGCAGCAGAGAATAAGGAAACGATAGCGGAGATAGAAGGGTTTAAGAACGCACTTCCCATCGCGAGAAAGGTCAAGGCAGCAAAGAGTATGTACTTGGATTCCTCGGGTGTTAGTAAAGAAGCGGTGTACAAGAGTGAAAATCCGATCACTAAGAAGAAGGAGGCGAGGAGGCCAACTTTCTTTTCGGGGACCTTGCCGCTCATTCTTCGGATCACTCCGCCTTGGATAAAGACGATGATCATTCCGATATAAACGAAGGTATATCCGATGCTGATCGGTTTGAATCCTAAAAACTGATCCAGATAGAAGTTCAAAGAGAATTCGAAACCGGAAAAGAATAATAGGAAAAACAAATTTAGAAAAGCGATATATAGGATTTCCTTGGAGCCTAGATCGAACACTCCTAATACGGGATGCATCCTTCCTTCTCTCGCTTTTCTTAAGTTATGAGGAAGCGTCTCCCTGAATCTAAATAGTACAAGGAGTAAATTCAATAGAGAAGCGCAGGTCGCCATCAAAGCAACTGCGGGAAAGATCGTCATTTTTTCCCAAGGGAAAAATGGGAAAAGATAAGAGGGATCCGTATGTGCTAAGATCCCACCTAGAGAAGGTCCTGCGATGAAGCCAAGGCCTATTCCTGCGCCAATCATTCCCATTCCCTTACTTCTGTCTTGCTCTGTAGTGGAATCTGCGATCGCTGCCGTTGCGACCGAAATATTCCCACCCATCAAACCGGTGATCAGCCTGGAGAGAACGAATAAGGAAAAACTACCGGAGAAGAGCCAAACCAAATAACCTAAGAAACTACCCGTGCAAGTAAAAACTAAAACAGGTCGTCGTCCCGTGCTGTCGGAAAGTTTTCCCCAGATCGGAGAGAATAAGAACTGAAGAATGGAATAAAGACTCGCTACGATCCCACCGAATAAGGCCACGAAGAGTTTCCAATCGGCAATCCTTCCTTCCAGGATCCTGGAAGTGAGACCTGCCAAAAGATCCAATACAGGGTCTCCCGCTTGGGCCAGAAAATGATTTAGTGTTTCAGGAAATACAGGAAAGATGAGAGAGAATCCCATCATATCGATGAAAACTGTAAGGACTAGGATAAGGGATTGTTTCCTCATGGGCGGGTCAGATGTATTACCTAATATTCGGGACCCAGTTTCTTTGTCCCGAATTTTTCTCCGCCCTTGAGAAAGGGAGACTTACTTCTTGGTGAGTTTTTTCAATTCCTCGATTGCTGCCTTTGCCTTTGTTTTAATATCCTCTGGTAGCATTTCGTCTATCTGAGTTGAGATCTTGGCAAAGTTTTCCTTGAGCTGATTTACGACTGCAACAGAGCTATCGTTCGCAGTCTTCAGTTTCTCCTGCGCGTCCCAAACGGTTTTTTGAACCAGATCCCGGAGTCGATTTGCTTGTTCGGATTGGTCCTGAGATCCCTTAGTTTTTAGTTCTTGGTAGACCTTGTCCAGGTCTGCTAAACTTTGTTTGAGTTTCCCTTCTCCAGATTGAAAGAGTGCAATGCCGGCGTTTAGAACGTCCATAAGTGCTTTTTCCATAAGCGATTCCTCCGATACAGGGAACCAAGATTATAATAAAGAGTCGGATCGGTCCAGCGACTTGCGGATCATACTTGGAAAAAGCCTGATTTTATTAAAGCGCGCTCTGGTACCGCTGAAGGATCTTAGATTTTTGGTGAGAAAACAGGAAGGAATTAGGAGGGATTCTCTAGAAGTTTGCGGATTTGGTCTCGGATCTTTGCGGCGGTCTCGTAGTCCTCAGCCTTGAGAGCGTTGTCCAGGGAATCTTGTAGTATCTCCAACTGGGATTTAGGCAACTGGGAGATCTTTTCCTTTCCGATCGTCTCTCCTGGGATCTCGTCGTCTTTCATGACGATTCCCGCCTCTTCGATCACCTTTTTTGCCAGATAAATGGGAGCATTCGCACGAAGCGCCAAGGCAATGGAATCACTCGGACGAGCGTCTAGAACGATGAGTTCCTCGTCTTTTCTCAGAGTGATCTTTGCGTAGAAGGTATTGTCTATGATCTCTTCGATCGCGATCTTTACGATCTGCACTCCTAGAGTAGTCAGAAGGATCGTCATCAGATCGTGAGTCATCGGCCTAGGAGGTTTTGTACCTTCCAAGACAGAAGTAATGGAATGAGTCTCTAAAGGGCCGATAAAAATCGGGACCACCCTCTGATCCGAATCGTCCTTCGCCTTTAAAAAAACAGCGAATCCGACATTGGTCAGAGAGATATTGTATATGGTCGCTTCCAAGAGATCCATTTCCTAGTATTCGAACCTACCTTCGATTCCCGAAATGTCAAGCCTTCTAATCCTGGGGCTCAAGTCGAGTTTAATCCTTTAATCCAGGTGTCGATTTCGGCGCACATTTCTCTCACTACAGGCATATGAAAAACGATACCTAAGTGTCCCTGTTCATAGGTAACGATCTTATTCTTTTTGTGAGGAAGTGCAGCTAAATCGTTCTCGATGGTTTCGCTCGGGACCACTTTGTCCACGGAACCGAGAACGGAAAAAAGTGGGACCTGCAAATTTTTCTGTAGAGCGGTGTAATCCAGAGTTCCGTCATAAGAAAGGAAGGATCGGTCTTGGCTCAATTGAGATCTCAAAAATTGTAGAACAACCTTCGTAGACTCTTCGCAGAAAATATCTTCGATCAGAAAATACCATTCTGGAGGAGAGATCTGTTTGTATCCCACGAAGTCTCTCAGGTTGACCACCTTCGCGTGTAAGTCGAACGAGACGGCACGCAAAGAAGAATGAAGTCCTAGAAGGAACTTGAAGAATTTATTCAAGTCAACGGTAGGCAGAGTAGTCTGCAAAGAGAAGGAAGTAAGATCGAACAGAAAATCGGAAATCGTTTTAGAAGGAACCAATTTCAAGCCCATCTTCAGAATATCCAAGCCGGGGATCTGCGCTTGTAAGCGGATGAAATTGGGAGAAGTGATGGATACGATCCCTGCGATCGTTTCTTCCGGATTCGGAAGTGTTATGCCGGAATTGGATTTGCGTTTTACGATCTCGTCATATGCGGAAGAGTAGAAGCGAGGGATCATTCCCCCCATGCTATGACCGACTACTACGAGTTTTTCATTCGGGAAATTCTCCCGTATCCAAGCAAGCACCGCTGGGAAATCCTCTTGGATAAAATCGTCCACAGTCCAGCCTTCTCTGATCCCGAATAAGGGAAGCGTCCTTCTGGACCTTCCCCGCATATCCATGGAGAAGACCCTATATCCGTAACGAAGGCAGAGTTCTCTTGCCACCTTGTCCATAACGGATCTTCTGCAGAAGAATCCTGGGATAAGTAAAAGGTTTTTGCCGGAATCGTTCCTGTCCTTTGGCTCGAATCGTTTCAAGCTAACGGAATAACCATCTCCCGAAGGGATGATATAACTCGCATCCAAACGATAGGATCTTTGGTAGGTATGAGAATCGAATACGATCGTTGTGACCGGTTCCGCTTGGCCAAAGCCTCTCGTATAAAAGAGATGCTTAGCTCTGGAATGAAGGTCCGATTTCTCTATATTCTTTCTTGCGTAATACGGATCGCCTTTGACCCCCATTTCCTTGGAGATCACGAAGTCCACGATATCGTAGAGGCTGTACAATTGCTGGCGGACTTCTTCTTCCTGCTCGGGAGTCATATTGTCCCTGCGGATCCCCCAAAGCATTCCGATCGGAAAGCCTTTGATAAACAGAGGAATTCCCGCTGCATAGTTCATTGTCTTGGTAAGAAGCTGCTTTAAATTGGGATGCACTCTTTCGTCGTGCAAGCTATGGAAATAGACATCCGGTCTCGCCTTTTTCTCGACGGAGACAATCGCCTCTCTCAAGTATTTGGCGGAAAGATTGTCCGGATCCTGGATGGAAATAGGGATGGTAGTCTTGATGAATTCTTCGATACTCTGGACCCCGATCCTTTCCGTGACCTGTTTCATCTTAAAATGAGTAGAAGAGGCAACGATCTTGAGATCCTTATCCTGAATGGCCTCGAAAATAGAATATTGGAATACTGGCTTTCCGTTCGGAAGGGTCATGGAGACCATCTTATTCACGAAGGCAGTCCATACTTTCTGTAGGAACAGATTCGTGCTCTCGGAGAGAGGGAAGATATAGATATCCTCGGCTCCTACGGAATACGAGCCGCCTTTTCTACGGGGCTTGGGGTTGACCTTTCGGGCTAGGGTCTGGTCCATTGTTTAAGTTTCCAACCGGCCCTTTTGGCTGGCAATCTGGAATTCTATAAGAATTCTCGCTTAAAACGCGGATTTGAGAGAGATTTATCAAATTTTTCTGGATCTAGTTTAGAAAACCTGGATGGATCATTCCCCTACGCAGAGACGAATTTGTATTTTCTTCTCTCCGTTGAATTTCCAATGCAGATCTCCTTTCATTTGGGTGACTAACAATTTTACCAGTTTGAGACCCAGGCCCTCTGAGGAATCCAGATCGAAATCTTCTGGGAAAGGGACACCGTTATCGGAGACTTCCAAATTCACAACTGTTCCTTCTTTGCGAAGAAGGATATGCACCTTACCTTCTTTGTTTCCGGGAAAGGCGTATTTGAGAGTATTTGTTAGAAGTTCGTTTACTACCAAACCGAATGGGATTGCCGTCTTTGCATCCATCTCTAAAGGCTCCAGATCCTGGAGCAGGGAGATCCGATTCGTATCCTGATGGAAGGCGTTAAGTAGGGTTATGCTGATCCTGTCTATGTACTTATCCAAGCGAACTATGTTCAATCCTTTGGAGGTATAGAGCATATCGTAAAGATTGCCTACGGAATGGATACGATGTACAATATTTGCAAGGGAATGCTTAACGTTTATTTCGGAGGAATTCTCCGCTTCGATCTCGATGATACTACTGATCATGGTCAGACTATTTTTAGTCCTATGCTGCAATTCCTGAAATAAAAACTCTCTTTCCTCCAGATCCTTGGAAAGGGATTCAAGAAGATTGCATTCCTTAGAAATATCACGAAAAACTAATACTGATCCTATGGTATAGCCTCTTGCCGAACGAATAGGCGCAGAAGTCTCTGAGATCCTGTATTCAGCTCCGCTTTTGGAAAGAAGAAGGGCCTCGTTCTCCAAACCCATGATCTTTTCCCGAGAAGTTACGTGGTCGATCGGATTTCGGATCCTTCTTCTGGTCCTAGCATTTACGATCTTAAACACCCTTTCGATCGGTTCTCGGATCGCATCCTCCGCTCTCCAACCAGTCAATACTTCGGCAACATAGTTCATATCCGTAATATTGCCTAACTCGTCTGTGG encodes the following:
- a CDS encoding RNA polymerase sigma factor; this translates as MNEVHTRIDELHRKEYGQILSVLVGMAGDLGIAEEVLQDAFLVALENWTKNGIPRKPGAWLTTVARNKLIDRFRKKRPDSVDPSILEGLIKMEEQSQEDDAEIPDERLKLIFTCCHPSLSTEQRIAITLHTLGGLSTAEIASAFLVPIPTIAQRLVRAKRKIKEEKIPYSVPSAEQLAERMDSVLTVLYLIFTEGYASTTGNKLIRGDLCEEAIRLCRVLELLVRSSPTKIDIPTVQYSEILGLLSLMLLNHSRRNARLGHNGELKLLNEQNRTLWITSEIQEGLGLVEKAFYMGHLGPYQIQAAISALHAKSPGPEYTSWKEIVHFYRILLSFLDTPVIRLNYAVAVSMAGNLEEGFAILDSIRIELEAFAPFYLAKADIQFRMGKIQEAKESYRDALELTQNEVEKEFIRKKICGLEEVN
- a CDS encoding YciI family protein, translated to MQYQLLIYVDEKDFADIPQSEFTQTSEDYKIFTENLIKASVFVSGERLHLSSSAATVRSKDGKIVSTHGPFAETKEQLGGFYIIDCKSLEEAIEWASQCPAAKRCAVEVRPIVAMK
- a CDS encoding MFS transporter, with the protein product MRKQSLILVLTVFIDMMGFSLIFPVFPETLNHFLAQAGDPVLDLLAGLTSRILEGRIADWKLFVALFGGIVASLYSILQFLFSPIWGKLSDSTGRRPVLVFTCTGSFLGYLVWLFSGSFSLFVLSRLITGLMGGNISVATAAIADSTTEQDRSKGMGMIGAGIGLGFIAGPSLGGILAHTDPSYLFPFFPWEKMTIFPAVALMATCASLLNLLLVLFRFRETLPHNLRKAREGRMHPVLGVFDLGSKEILYIAFLNLFFLLFFSGFEFSLNFYLDQFLGFKPISIGYTFVYIGMIIVFIQGGVIRRMSGKVPEKKVGLLASFFLVIGFSLLYTASLLTPEESKYILFAALTFLAMGSAFLNPSISAIVSLFSAADEQGKNLGILRSLGSLGRGLSPILFSILYSQKGPQFSFLISGILSFVFLGLFLFVKQPNPKN
- a CDS encoding phasin-related domain-containing protein encodes the protein MEKALMDVLNAGIALFQSGEGKLKQSLADLDKVYQELKTKGSQDQSEQANRLRDLVQKTVWDAQEKLKTANDSSVAVVNQLKENFAKISTQIDEMLPEDIKTKAKAAIEELKKLTKK
- a CDS encoding bifunctional nuclease domain-containing protein, which codes for MDLLEATIYNISLTNVGFAVFLKAKDDSDQRVVPIFIGPLETHSITSVLEGTKPPRPMTHDLMTILLTTLGVQIVKIAIEEIIDNTFYAKITLRKDEELIVLDARPSDSIALALRANAPIYLAKKVIEEAGIVMKDDEIPGETIGKEKISQLPKSQLEILQDSLDNALKAEDYETAAKIRDQIRKLLENPS
- a CDS encoding alpha/beta fold hydrolase, which translates into the protein MDQTLARKVNPKPRRKGGSYSVGAEDIYIFPLSESTNLFLQKVWTAFVNKMVSMTLPNGKPVFQYSIFEAIQDKDLKIVASSTHFKMKQVTERIGVQSIEEFIKTTIPISIQDPDNLSAKYLREAIVSVEKKARPDVYFHSLHDERVHPNLKQLLTKTMNYAAGIPLFIKGFPIGMLWGIRRDNMTPEQEEEVRQQLYSLYDIVDFVISKEMGVKGDPYYARKNIEKSDLHSRAKHLFYTRGFGQAEPVTTIVFDSHTYQRSYRLDASYIIPSGDGYSVSLKRFEPKDRNDSGKNLLLIPGFFCRRSVMDKVARELCLRYGYRVFSMDMRGRSRRTLPLFGIREGWTVDDFIQEDFPAVLAWIRENFPNEKLVVVGHSMGGMIPRFYSSAYDEIVKRKSNSGITLPNPEETIAGIVSITSPNFIRLQAQIPGLDILKMGLKLVPSKTISDFLFDLTSFSLQTTLPTVDLNKFFKFLLGLHSSLRAVSFDLHAKVVNLRDFVGYKQISPPEWYFLIEDIFCEESTKVVLQFLRSQLSQDRSFLSYDGTLDYTALQKNLQVPLFSVLGSVDKVVPSETIENDLAALPHKKNKIVTYEQGHLGIVFHMPVVREMCAEIDTWIKGLNST
- a CDS encoding sensor histidine kinase; translated protein: MIQTVASIFKENFTGQEERKKTILLVEDEAIIAFSETQRLEKNGYKVIPAYSAEEAIRIATNDYTIDLILMDIDLREEEDGTDTALKILKLREIPIVFLSSHTEPEVVAKTEKITSYGYVVKNSGETVLLASIKMAFKLYESHLRLKRSEESLKENQELLEATLRSIGDGVISTDELGNITDMNYVAEVLTGWRAEDAIREPIERVFKIVNARTRRRIRNPIDHVTSREKIMGLENEALLLSKSGAEYRISETSAPIRSARGYTIGSVLVFRDISKECNLLESLSKDLEEREFLFQELQHRTKNSLTMISSIIEIEAENSSEINVKHSLANIVHRIHSVGNLYDMLYTSKGLNIVRLDKYIDRISITLLNAFHQDTNRISLLQDLEPLEMDAKTAIPFGLVVNELLTNTLKYAFPGNKEGKVHILLRKEGTVVNLEVSDNGVPFPEDFDLDSSEGLGLKLVKLLVTQMKGDLHWKFNGEKKIQIRLCVGE